The Chiloscyllium plagiosum isolate BGI_BamShark_2017 chromosome 19, ASM401019v2, whole genome shotgun sequence genome contains the following window.
TACTAAGTGAATTGAGGTTTAAAGGGACCTGCAGTTTCCAACTTCAGTAAAGAACTGATGGAACATGGAACTCAAGAAGATCAAAGACTAGAGGATTTGAATGTACCAGGTACTGCATTGAATCATTGAGAGTTTTATTTACAATATTACTTTGTGCAAGGAGTGGAGGAAGATTCCTGGATTCATTGGCACCGTGTGTGTGTTCAGGGCAGCTTTGTCCagccacaaaaacagaaattgcaggaaaagctcagcaggtctggcaccttctgtgaagagaaagcagagttaaggttttgggtctggtgacccttcctcagctgcaagacctgctgatcttttataattttgtttgatttgcagcatccgcatcattttttgttgttttccttttttttatcttAGCTCTGTCCAGCCTGTTGTTTGGTTTTGCATTTGGCCAGTTGTGCAAGTTAAGAGGAGTCATTCCCATGACTGTGGACTGGTGCTGGTGAACAGTGTTCCCTGTGGTTTGTTTTGTCTGCATAGGGGTCTAAAAAGGGGTTGAATTTAAGTTTtataagttgattttttttattagtaCTGATTTATTTATAGTAAACAATAGCTTTCTGTTAACctgaaggcaggaaaataggagACTGAGTAACTGgattaaatctttaacttttttgTGATGATTGCAGGAGTAATGGGACTCTAGTATCAGTACTTTCCCAAATGGATTGTGACAGTATATCTAAATGATACTTAATGACTTTGTTATTCTGGTTTCAAATGTTGCAGTTCTAGTTCCATGTATTAAATCATCCAGAAAGATTCAACTTACAGACTAGATATTCAATGATTTTTTATTACCTTTTAGTAAAAATGAAAAAGTGAGGAATGTTCATGTTAAGAAATGCAATATACACTTAGCATCAGAAACTTTCCAaattagatacagagcaaagttCCCTCTAACAAACTGTTCAACTGTAAATGTAATAAATAACAATCTTATTCTGTGAAGACTGTTCTACAGTACAATAATCAACATATAAATACATTCTACAAAAATACTTTTGCCTCTTTTTCAGTGTGACTATTCAAAAATAGATGATTTGAATTTTTGCACAAAAATCCATCTTGATTACAGGCCTCAGTTAAAAGTATTGACCAATAAGTAGCCAGTCTGTACTGAATGGAAAGTCATTGATCTCTTTAAATGGATCAGTAGTCCTTAACATTATTCCTGTATGTGTACATATCTAAGTTTGCGAATGTTGATGGGAGAAGTTTGCTCCCACTCTGCATAATAGGAAAATGGATTGCAGGATTAAAATGAAAGattgggggatgggaaggaagTGTAGAGAGAAGTGTGCTGACTGATGAGCTTTTTGCTTTCACAACACTAACCAAAGGAGCTCACTCACATTTTAAATGTTACGTGCGGTAGGCAACAGAGCTAAGATGTTAAATTCTATCCATGTCATGGGTCTTGTCGTCTTCTATGTGCATTGTGACAAAGTTATTTTGTTGACTTCACTCGTCTGCTTTACTCATTGGTTGAGGCCAGGGAGGTGCTGTAGAATCAAGCTCAAAGTTGAGTTGTTGTCTTCATCCAGTTACTATTACTGAGGGCTGAGTGTTTGGTGAATGGGATGGAGCCTGACTACAAAGAGAATGAAACACACACCTGCGATTTGCTTGGTTTGCCATCTGTGATGGGTCTTCTATGGATGGCCATCTATAGAAATCCCATGGAGGAACCATCAAAGGTGAGGAGCACCATTTGCTCCTTCAGCACCTTAACCTCTCCTTTTCACAGAGCTCCAGTTTTTAAATGGACTAGCATCAAATGTTGCTTGAGCACGTGTTAAAGATCTGAAAAGTTTGGTCTCGATGGGAAAGTGGAAAAATACAACGTTTAAAGGGACAATGCTTTGGATGTGAGCCCTGGTTAAACTAAGAAAAAAGCCTCCGATTAAATGCTGTCAGATGGCGGTAGGATTGGCCAATCGGGTAAACAAAGTTGGGTGGCAGAAACCGAGAGCACTTTTCTCCgaaaaaaggctgagggacaactGGAACTTTTAAAACACATTACTAGATACTTGTTAATGTACTTCAAGGAGAGATCAGGCACGATCTGACTAAATGAGGCAGCTGTTCTGAAAGGGTGTACTGAAGTACTGTAAATTATAAATagaattgttgaacttgataagTTCAACCTCTCAAAGGAAACATCTAATAATGAACTTTGAGATGTTCCGCTTAATCTGTAGAAATATTTTCCGGGATAGTCACTGGGACTCCAAACTGCTTCGCTAATTTCTGCAATTGTTCTTCGAGAAGAATGTTCCGTTTAACTTCCTGATTGTAATTGAACTTCAAATCCTCAAGTTCCTCAAAAAAGGAAGGGTCAAAGTTCTTCAGTTCTTTTTTCAGCTGTTGTATCTCTTCCTAGAAACCAAAAGATTAATTAAATTACCCtgtaaataacatttaaaattgttttggaacttgtaACAAAACCTTAGAGTGGGAATAGATTCTGATTTTCTTTCCTAGCCATTCTGAAGAGTTTTTGGTGATATTTTGTTAATTTCTAAGAGTTCAGCGAGAATAGctcaattaataaaaaataatGCATTTCCAGTGGATACAGTCAGTTTTCTGCTAACAAGTCCTTTATACATTCAGTTGCCTATGCTCATCAATTAGAAACTGCCTCACCATCCAGCAGAGTTACTGGATGAGTAATTTTGAGGCAAAGACTAATGAGCTGGAGCCACTAGGCTGAATCCTGGTACTGCAGCTAGAGAATTTCAATCCAGAATTAAAAAGCTACCATTGAGGTCAGATTCACCCAGTGAATGCCACAGACAGGGTTTACACCAAACCAATCAATGTTTTCAAGTAGATAGATGTAGTtcatagggctaaagggatcaaaggaggaACTGTGTACTGGGTTGGAGATCACATGGTTATAATGAACGttggagccaaatggcctaatcctgtttctGTTAGTAGCAAAAGGTAGGACTGAAAGTTGAGTTATAAATCCCAATGAGAACCAAAATGAACAGTTTTAACCTCTGATTGTTGAAGTTCGTGTACAAATACACAGCATGCCTGTAACCATGATAAATGATgcagaacagcaggaggccatttagctcatcagGTCAGTTAGTTCTTTCAGACAGTCAACCAGTTGGATCCTCTTCTCTTTTCTCACAGCTTGAAGTTACTTCCAACGTCCTGACAAAgcccattccagatcacaacttgCTACTGTGGTCTGACACCAGTTTGCTTTATAAATTCCAATCATGACTCTTACACAGTGTAAAATGCTGCTAACAGTTTAGTGATCTAGGCAAGACAGCTTACCTGCAGTTGCTGTTTCTCTAGGTCTGATGCCTTGAGTTGAGTTTGCAATTCCAATAGTTCTCCTGTCAGCTTGTCCTCTTTACTGCCTAATCCATCGTCGCAAACTGTAACAGGTTATATACAGCAAAAAGTTATTGAAAATTAAGTATTTTGTCAGACAAGGCATCTTGGAAATGGAGTCAGTTTCAGCTGACCAATCATTAGGCTTTTCAGTCAAGATGTGGATTAGATTGTTTAGCTTAACTCCTGTAAATGAGTAATCTAAACTTTCCTCAGCTCAACAAAGCTCAGAGATTTCAGTGTTTCTCTAATTCTAGCTTCTTGAGTACCTGAGATTTTACTGACGGTCATTGGCAACCTTGCCTTCAGTTGCCTGGGTTCTAAGCTCTGGCGTTCCCTCCTTAAACCTATTATTACATCAAAGATGCTATAGAATTGTACACTTTTAGTCCTCCTAGAATGTTAGCAGGTGTATCCATGAGTGGCGATCGGAGCTGAAAACAGATTGCGGAAACACTCCCTTCTCCCAACAACTACCAAGGCTTTAAATGCTCTGCTTTAATTAGGTGGAGTCTGGAGCTTTGTTTCTGTCCTTACACCCCCCACTAAACATGGGACTTAAAGTTACAGGCAAAGTCACAAATTTGGACTTATTCTTTTGGATAACTAGGCTGACAGCCAGTTTGTGGGGAGTTCTTGCACTGAAAAGGAGAATGGGGATTAAAAGAATCAACTATTAACATATTGTAAAGAAGGAAGGAAAAtccctccagtttccttccaggCTAAAGGAATCTAGGAATCTCATCTTCATGATAAGTTTCCAACAGCACCCAGTAATGGGTGGATTCAATGAGAAAGCTCACCTGTATTATGGAGGCCCAGGTAACAGTGACAGTAAGGGAGATGTGGCCTTCCCCAGCCCACTCTCGTTAACTTGAATTCCCCTGTATCCTCTCTGCAGGAGACTACTGCCCTCTCATGCCTGGGGCAAGTAGATTTTCTTTGGTTGTGCCATATTCTGAAGTACATTCAAGTAAACCATCTTGCATGTGCTAAATAGATGCCTGGTTAATTGAAGATATGGAAAACTTCATTCTGATAATATACGTGTTCAGTAGTGATATGGAACTTGAGAATTGTAAGAGTTACCATTTCTACTGGTGCCACTGCTGCCTTCTGCCGTTTCACCTGTTTGCTTCCTGCACATCTTGAGATGGTGGAGAAGTTCAGCTTTTTCCTTTTCTAATCGGTCATTTGTCAGTCTTTTCAgttgaatgaaataaaagataATTAGAATTTACAGATACACATCTTTTAAGTTCTCAAAAATCACCACAAATGCGATTTATCACATACTCAAGTTCTGTTCATTACGATGTGGCTGTTACGGATGGAACTAACCTTAATGCCAGTTACTAAATCGACAAGTAGATATAACTCCATTCAGGTTTAACTTGATAAGTTTAACTACAATTATCTGCATTTGTCAGTTCACAGCAATAACCCTGAAAGGACCAGGCCAGCCATGAGCAATGCCAAAGGTGATCAAGTAGTTTGTAGAAGGATGGGCAGCTGGATATAGGAATCCAGTTTAGTACCAAGTACAGTTTGTGTGTTACATTAAGATCATGGCCACTTCCCAAGTTCAAGTGTCCACATAACAGAAGTTCATACCTTAGTAACTGAAGTTCTCTGGTCAGGCCTGGCTCTGTTTTAGCTTCTTCAGGGAAATGCTTAAGAACTTCAATCTGCAGCAGAGAAACAAAGTGGTCCCGTCCATGACTTTTACATGTCTTATGATTACAATTAATGCAAACTAAGGGAACAGGTAGTTGGTAATTTATTGATATACTTTATACAGTAGTTTAAAACTTGAATTCATTTCTGAAACATGAATAACTGGCTGATGAGAACAGGAATCCAAACCCTGCTCAGTGTTCCAGAGAACATTCAAATCCTCATTACCAACTTAGGCAATCCATGCTCTCTGTATTCAATTAATTTTCTAGATAGTCCATTCCCCAAGgcatgaaatgtttaaaaatttccaTTAAGAATATTATTACACAGAAAACTTTCAACAGGTAACGTTGCAGAGCTTAATTATGTCTCTCCGTCTCCTCTCCACTGTTGAAacaatttgttctttttctcagaattgTCAGCCATACCTCAGTGTCAGCAGGTTGCTCAATTAGAGAAGCAGCAAAGAAATGACTGTGGGGAGGGAGAAAACCAGAGATGGTTGGAGTAGTGGAACTTCTCTTCAGTAGTCTTTAGTTGCAACTCAGTAAAATAGATATTAACCATTCACTAGCTCACTTCTCCGGGCAAAGCCcaaaccaatcagagtcaacttgtctgcttttaaattttataaatttAACTTGTCAAATCATTATTAACTGGTTCGTACTCCCTGACAACACTTGTACCAATCACAGTTCGTTTTCCATGATCAACAcactcatacagtataaatgttggttttccctttAAATTGGTAGATGGAAAATTTCAGTATACTTAAAGTTAATTCATCCTTTAATAGTTGTCTGAGGAGCACACTGACATTGGATTTCTTTTTGTTGGAatcctttgaagaggtaacaactaggttagaccagggaaacccagtggatgttatctatctaggtttccaaaaggcctttgataaggtgcctcacgggaggctgctgagtaaggtgagggcccacggtgttcgaggtgagctactggcatggattgaggattggctgtctgacagaaggcagagagttggtataaaaggttct
Protein-coding sequences here:
- the LOC122559811 gene encoding centrosomal protein of 290 kDa-like; the protein is MNEKLSVQLEETNKRLSFAESRGPQLEGADSKSWKSIVVTRMYESKIKEMETDITKKSQNLNDLRQLLRESTDNEQKLSKQIGELEEQIEVLKHFPEEAKTEPGLTRELQLLRLTNDRLEKEKAELLHHLKMCRKQTGETAEGSSGTSRNVCDDGLGSKEDKLTGELLELQTQLKASDLEKQQLQEEIQQLKKELKNFDPSFFEELEDLKFNYNQEVKRNILLEEQLQKLAKQFGVPVTIPENISTD